In a single window of the Dehalococcoidia bacterium genome:
- the asd gene encoding aspartate-semialdehyde dehydrogenase, whose amino-acid sequence MHRVGIVGATGIVGQQFLVALDKHPWFQVAALAASERSAGKTYGEALRDPRTGAVRWYCEEPPPAWALAMPVVEAAKLDASSLSLVFSAVESDQARELEPGFARTTPVISTASAFRYEEDVPIIVPGVNNGHVVLLERQRKNRGWKGFITAQPNCTTIGLAITLKPLQDSFGVRTVLMTSMQALSGAGRSPGVLAFDILDNVIPFIFGEEEKVQRESLKILGRLKNGSITPADIAVSCTCTRVNVKDGHTESVFLSTAKPCDADDAAKAMSEFDGGLHELELPSAPEHMIVVRQDPYRPQPRLDRDTEGGMATVVGRLRADTALPNGLKYVLVSHNTRMGAAKGAVLAAELLAKTGYL is encoded by the coding sequence ATGCACCGCGTTGGTATCGTGGGCGCCACCGGCATCGTCGGGCAGCAGTTCCTCGTCGCGCTGGACAAGCACCCGTGGTTTCAGGTCGCCGCGCTGGCCGCGTCGGAGCGCTCCGCCGGCAAGACCTACGGCGAGGCGCTGCGCGACCCCAGGACGGGCGCCGTCCGCTGGTACTGCGAGGAGCCGCCGCCCGCATGGGCGCTCGCGATGCCCGTCGTCGAAGCCGCGAAGCTCGACGCGTCATCGCTCAGCCTCGTCTTTTCCGCCGTGGAGTCCGACCAGGCGCGGGAGTTGGAGCCTGGCTTCGCCCGGACCACGCCCGTTATCAGCACGGCCTCCGCCTTCCGCTACGAGGAGGATGTGCCCATCATCGTGCCCGGCGTGAACAACGGCCACGTTGTGCTGCTGGAAAGACAGCGCAAGAACCGCGGCTGGAAGGGCTTTATCACGGCCCAGCCGAACTGCACGACCATCGGCCTCGCCATCACGCTCAAGCCGCTACAAGACAGCTTCGGCGTCAGGACGGTGCTGATGACCTCGATGCAGGCGCTGTCCGGCGCGGGGCGCAGCCCCGGCGTGCTGGCCTTCGACATCCTGGACAACGTCATCCCGTTCATCTTCGGCGAGGAGGAGAAGGTCCAGCGGGAGTCCCTGAAAATCCTGGGGCGCCTCAAGAACGGGAGCATCACGCCCGCCGACATCGCGGTGAGCTGCACCTGCACGCGCGTCAACGTGAAGGACGGGCACACGGAGTCGGTATTCCTCTCGACGGCGAAGCCGTGCGACGCGGACGACGCGGCGAAGGCCATGTCCGAGTTCGATGGCGGCCTGCACGAGCTGGAGCTGCCGTCGGCGCCGGAGCACATGATCGTGGTGCGCCAGGACCCGTACCGCCCGCAGCCGCGGCTCGACCGGGACACGGAAGGCGGCATGGCGACGGTGGTGGGCCGCCTGCGCGCGGACACCGCGCTGCCGAACGGCCTCAAGTACGTGCTGGTGTCCCACAACACCCGGATGGGGGCGGCCAAGGGCGCCGTCCTAGCGGCGGAGCTTCTCGCGAAGACGGGCTACCTCTAG